Proteins from one Triticum aestivum cultivar Chinese Spring chromosome 7A, IWGSC CS RefSeq v2.1, whole genome shotgun sequence genomic window:
- the LOC123149547 gene encoding protein FAR1-RELATED SEQUENCE 5, whose product MTEEEKLLIRTFNTVKLPTRKIMAILSYLRGGNTPYTKKHVSNVRTAIGKESNQNDMMQVLTYFRKRQAKDPQFYYAFKTAKVSDEASKVLCIFWADGYSRKMYELYGDCLSFDTTFKTNRYNLPFAPFVGITGHDQNCLFACSIIENEIADTFQWLFEMFLHCIGGKSPSTIITDEDAGMKTAIPLVFPHICHRRCLFHIKKKAEEKCTRTFAANKTLHDDFSDIIHNSLTVTEFENLWTQMLQKYNIGHVKYFQIMWKKRKRFVPVYFKKNFFPFIHSTARSEGTNAIFKDNITSTHNVISFLQEYQKISETIQDKEREQDSITRTTSPTLWARSELELQAEKMYNRKIFYRFQQQIKFVLNLHVEEVERNVKYEVYKTPMLAEKDFRTRRFVVIVNMQQQEFSCICGKFQKDGIVCSHVLRVLSHLNMSTLPEKYYIDRWRPKNTKDIRDIRFNVPLELTAGSQHLRYTLLSNRLNEMASDGASTNRKYLYVVAESERVQQRLDEMTKEDELAEAQQANIDKDTTEFDAGPHPDGYGDNLQDPDVAVSKGRPKKGRYKTFMEGLLSKQKSHAVVVGSLITIKIVVRQDLKISIWLTKKKSAANMSQPLLGHLQRSSQLMQNRARRREKETEKLGATSSRRHWSGFLIVPASTEKM is encoded by the exons ATGACAGAGGAGGAGAAGCTCCTAATCCGAACATTCAATACTGTGAAGCTACCAACAAGAAAAATAATGGCAATCCTAAGTTACTTGAGAGGTGGAAACACTCCTTATACCAAAAAGCATGTCAGCAATGTTAGGACAGCCATTGGCAAAGAGAGCAATCAAAATGACATGATGCAGGTGCTAACATATTTCAGGAAGAGACAAGCTAAAGATCCACAATTTTACTATGCGTTCAAGACAGCTAAAGTCTCTGATGAAGCAAGTAAAGTTTTGTGCATTTTCTGGGCTGATGGGTATTCTAGGAAGATGTACGAGCTGTACGGAGACTGCCTCAGCTTTGACACAACATTTAAGACAAACAGATACAACCTTCCATTTGCTCCCTTTGTTGGAATCACAGGACATGACCAAAACTGTTTGTTTGCTTGCTCTATCATTGAGAATGAAATAGCTGACACCTTCCAATGGTTGTTTGAGATGTTCTTGCATTGCATAGGTGGCAAATCTCCATCCACAATCATCACAGATGAGGATGCTGGGATGAAGACAGCTATCCCTCTAGTTTTCCCCCATATCTGTCACAGACGTTGTTTGTTTCATATTAAAAAGAAGGCCGAGGAAAAATGTACTAGGACTTTTGCTGCAAATAAAACCCTGCATGATGATTTCAGTGACATCATACACAACTCTCTGACGGTGACTGAGTTTGAGAACTTGTGGACACAGATGCTCCAGAAATACAACATTGGGCATGTGAAGTATTTCCAAATCATGtggaagaaaaggaaaaggtttGTCCCTGTGTATTTCAAGAAGAACTTCTTCCCCTTCATTCACTCTACTGCACGTAGTGAAGGCACCAATGCCATATTCAAGGACAACATCACGTCAACTCACAATGTGATAAGCTTCCTACAAGAGTACCAGAAGATTTCAGAAACTATACAAGATAAGGAGCGGGAGCAAGACTCTATCACTAGAACAACTTCGCCAACATTGTGGGCACGAAGTGAACTTGAGTTGCAAGCTGAAAAAATGTACAACCGAAAGATATTTTATAGATTCCAACAACAGATAAAGTTTGTGTTGAATTTGCATGTTGAAGAGGTTGAGAGAAATGTGAAATATGAAGTTTACAAGACACCAATGCTAGCTGAAAAAGATTTCAGAACAAGAAGATTTGTTGTGATTGTGAACATGCAGCAACAGGAGTTCAGTTGTATTTGTGGGAAATTTCAGAAGGATGGCATTGTGTGCAGCCATGTCTTGAGAGTACTTTCTCATCTCAACATGTCTACGCTGCCAGAGAAATATTACATAGACAGGTGGAGGCCAAAAAATACAAAGGACATACGGGACAtccgtttcaatgttcctttggaACTGACTGCTGGAAGTCAACACTTAAGGTATACCTTGCTCTCCAACAGGCTCAATGAGATGGCCTCAGATGGTGCATCAACAAACAGAAAATATCTATATGTTGTAGCAGAAAGTGAAAGGGTGCAACAGAGGTTGGATGAGATGACTAAAGAAGATGAACTTGCAGAAGCACAACAAGCAAATATTGACAAGGACACAACAGAGTTTGATGCAGGACCGCATCCTGATGGCTATGGGGACAATCTTCAGGATCCTGATGTTGCAGTATCAAAAGGGCGTCCAAAAAAAGGACGTTACAAAACTTTCATGGAAGGTTTACTATCTAAACAGAAGTCACATGCAGTCGTTGTGGGGAGCCTGATCACTATAAAAATAGTTGTACGGCAAGACCTGAAGATATCGATTTGGCTCACAAAGAAAAAGTCAGCCGCAAACATGTCTCAG CCTCTGCTGGGACATCTACAGAGAAGCAGCCAGCTCATGCAAAACCGAGCAAGAAGGCGAGAAAAGGAAACTGAGAAACTGGGTGCTACAAGTTCAAGAAGGCATTGGTCTGGTTTTTTGATTGTCCCTGCGAGCACTGAAAAAATGTAA
- the LOC123149548 gene encoding uncharacterized protein produces the protein MDAWRGPGADNTHQAIFDAYGAYLHGSQGTHISQQQQWLSSASLNQIPYHAYPWMQHLVYVAADDNTMHGNDQNNVSFHTNLRGDTSKGKSTQMSPPLQHPVDTMVHDAPISYMQLLLAAEQEGARYGSSQSQEDHLVRTENDMYMITGRYGRSSEDTARPDARSADQCLSQLDTQHEEEVEPFVDNHFTESLNDLNWDRDMEMDGGNKNCLIDSTDNPSDSDSEDDLPPTLLQRSSDMTAVTAGQQENSGAADEVEQLT, from the exons ATGGATGCATGGAGAGGTCCAGGAGCAGACAACACTCACCAGG CTATATTTGATGCATATGGAGCTTATCTTCATGGTTCTCAG GGCACCCATATAAGCCAGCAACAACAATGGTTAAGTTCTGCTTCTCTGAATCAAATACCATATCATGCATACCCCTGGATGCAACACCTAGTGTATGTTGCTGCTGATGACAATACAATGCATGGGAATGATCAAAACAAT GTGAGCTTTCATACAAACCTGAGGGGAGACACTTCAAAGGGCAAGTCCACTCAAATGTCTCCACCACTCCAACACCCT GTAGATACCATGGTGCATGATGCTCCCATATCATACATGCAGCTGCTCCTTGCTGCTGAACAAGAG GGGGCTAGatacggatcctcacaatcgcaagaAGATCACCTAGTCCGTACTGAG AATGATATGTACATGATAACTGGGCGATATGGGAGATCATCCGAAGATACAGCCCGGCCTGATGCTCGTTCTGCAGATCAGTGTTTGTCTCAACTTGATACACAACATGAAGAAGAGGTGGAACCTTTTGTTGACAACCATTTTACAGAAAGCTTGAATGATTTGAACTGGGACAGAGATATGGAGATGGATGGAGGAAACAAAAACTGCTTGATAGATTCAACTGATAATCCTTCTGACAGTGATTCTGAGGATGATCTTCCTCCAACGTTGTTGCAAAGAAGCTCTGATATGACTGCTGTAACTGCTGGACAACAAGAAAATAGTGGTGCAGCTGATGAAGTTGAACAATTGACATAG